A window of Roseburia hominis A2-183 genomic DNA:
CTGTCCGACAGTAGAAAAAACGCCTTTTTTCATATCCTCAGCCCGGATCAGGGCTTTCTTAGCGTCCATTTCCGCTTTTTTCTTCGCCTTGATTTTGTCCTCATACCGTTTCTGTGCGCCGCTGGCTTTCCGCTTCAAATAATTCTGATGAAGCCTGTCCTTGCGTTCTTCTTTTTTCCGCAGTTCTTCCTGTTCCTCCGGGGTTAAAGGAACCGGCTGTAAGGATGGTGGGATATAGCGTCCTAAAAAATTGAAGTAGATTTCAATTTCCTGCGTGGTGTCCTGACTGCCTTTTCGGGCGCGTTCGTGGACAAGGATTTTCTCTACAAACTCATTGAGCATGGTGTTTGTCAGCGTGTCAAAATTCTCGTATTTATCAATCAGGGCTATAAATTTCTCCGCTGATTTCTGGCTTTGCTCGTAGCCGGTAACAGCCTTTTCCAGCTCCGCAATTTCAATCTCAAGTGCGTCCTGCTCTTTGGCATACTGTGCATCAAGCGCCCTATATCGTGCATCCGGCAGCTTGCCGAGGACATTGTCCTCATAGATTTTGCAAATCAGTTTTTCCAGTTCTCCGGCTCTCTTTTGAGCAGCGGCCAGACGCCTGCGCTTTTTCGCTATATCGGCACTCTGTTGGGCAACCTGCGTTTCCTGAACGGTGTGAATAAATTCCGTCCGGTCATTTTTGGAATATTCAGCGATAGCCCGGAGCGTGTCGGAAACCAATGTCAGAACAGCACTCTCATTGATACGGTGTTGTGTATGGCATAGTGTCCCACACGGAACTTTGGTATAATTGGAACAGGTATATTGAGAAATCCTCTTGCCATTGTTGGTGCGGTGGACATACATCTTGCCGCCGCAATCGGCACAATAGAGCAATCCTGTGAGGGGAGCCGCTTCGCCCCAGCCGTTTGGATAACGCCGTACATTGCTGCGGATTTTCTGCGCCAAATCAAAGGTCTGCTGGTCGATAATGGCTTCATGGGTATTCTCAAAGATCGTCCATTCGTCCTCAGAAACATAGTGGCTTTTCTTGTCCTTAAAGTGCTTGCGGGTCTTGAAATTGATGGTGTGCCCCAAATACTCTCGTTTTTTCAAAATGTTCACGATGGTAGATGATCCCCATCCATAGGGGTCTTTGACCGGCTTTGAACGGTTCACACCCTCGTTGAAGCGGGCAAGGTGTACGACGGGAATTTCAATCCGATCTGCGGATAATTTGCAGGCAATCTGATAAGGCCCATATCCCTCCAGCGTGAGGGAGAAGATACGGCGTACCACTTCGGCGGCTTCCTCATCTACCAGCCAATGCTCCCGTTTTTCGTCCCATAAGTAGCCGTAAATCACAGTGCCGGTCAGGTGCTTGCCGCTCATACCTTTTGCCTTAAACACAGAACGGATTTTCCTGCTGGTATCACGGGCGTAAAATTCATTCATGATGTTGCGGAATGGGGTAAAATCGTCATCGCCTTTCAGACTGTCCACACCGTCGTTGATGGCGATCAGACGAACACCGCGTTGCCGCAAAACCTCCATGACCTGACCGACCTTCAGATAGTCGCGCCCCAACCGGCTCATGTCCTTGATGACGATTGCCTCTACACGCCCTGCCTCCACTTCCTCCATCATCGCCAAAAATCCGGGGCGGTCAAAACGGGTGCCTGAGATACCATCATCTGTAAAGTGCGTAGGGTTTGGCAGCCCATTCCGGCGGGCAAAATCCTCTAACATCTGTTTTTGGTTGGATATGGAATTGCTCTCGCCCTGTAACTCGTCGTCCCGGCTCAGGCGCTCGTACAGTGGGGTAATTTTTTCATTTCTCATGGCTGTACCTCCTGAAACAAAAATGCTCTAAGTGATTGCTTCACTAACCATGACAAAATCATGATTAAGAAGTCACTTAGAGCATATATCACCGCTGGCCAATTTGTACTTTTTATACTGTTTGACCGCGAAGCAATCCGGCTTACGCTTTTCGAGCCCGGCAAACATATAGTCCACCGCGTTCATAAAATCCTCGTCATCCTCCTTGACCTCCATGCCGGAAATCATATCCACAAGGGTATTCATGTTCCGATCCTCGGCAGGCCCCTCGAAAATGATGTAGGCGATCAGAGCACAGTACAAAAGCGTTTCCGATTTCGTCCAGAATGGATCGCCTTCCTTGCCTTCGCCCTTGGTGTTGGAAATCAGGGCATCCACGAATTTCAGAATATCGGCCTCGTTGCGGATATACGCCAGCGGGTTATAGTGCATGGATTTTGAAAAATCTATGCTGTTGAATACCTTGATTTTGTACCCGCGTTTTTGCAGGAAACCCCCGACCTGTCCCAGCACACCGCCTTTCGGATCGACCACCACATAAGAGGAATGAGCCTGTAAAAGCTGGGGCGTGAGCCAGAAGCGGGTTTTGCCGGAGCCGGACGAGCCGATAATGCAGCAATTCAAGTTTCTGGCATTTGCGGGGATTTTCGGGCGGGTGTTCATCGTGAGAAACTCTGTCCCGGTCAAAATCACGTTGTTTTCAAACCTTGGATCAACAAACGGTTTGATGTCTTTTTCCGTTCCCCACCGGGCGCTGCCATATTCTGCATCCCGCCGAAACTTCTTAGCGTTCTTGCTTTTGAAATAGATCAGCAGCCGGAAACC
This region includes:
- a CDS encoding recombinase family protein, producing the protein MRNEKITPLYERLSRDDELQGESNSISNQKQMLEDFARRNGLPNPTHFTDDGISGTRFDRPGFLAMMEEVEAGRVEAIVIKDMSRLGRDYLKVGQVMEVLRQRGVRLIAINDGVDSLKGDDDFTPFRNIMNEFYARDTSRKIRSVFKAKGMSGKHLTGTVIYGYLWDEKREHWLVDEEAAEVVRRIFSLTLEGYGPYQIACKLSADRIEIPVVHLARFNEGVNRSKPVKDPYGWGSSTIVNILKKREYLGHTINFKTRKHFKDKKSHYVSEDEWTIFENTHEAIIDQQTFDLAQKIRSNVRRYPNGWGEAAPLTGLLYCADCGGKMYVHRTNNGKRISQYTCSNYTKVPCGTLCHTQHRINESAVLTLVSDTLRAIAEYSKNDRTEFIHTVQETQVAQQSADIAKKRRRLAAAQKRAGELEKLICKIYEDNVLGKLPDARYRALDAQYAKEQDALEIEIAELEKAVTGYEQSQKSAEKFIALIDKYENFDTLTNTMLNEFVEKILVHERARKGSQDTTQEIEIYFNFLGRYIPPSLQPVPLTPEEQEELRKKEERKDRLHQNYLKRKASGAQKRYEDKIKAKKKAEMDAKKALIRAEDMKKGVFSTVGQLPKEEPRKGSIAASAAV